In the genome of Deltaproteobacteria bacterium HGW-Deltaproteobacteria-18, the window TGGTCATAACCGACATGAAGATGCCCGGCATGACCGGACAGCAGGTTCTGGAGACGGTTCGCAAGCGCCATCCCCATGTCCCGGTCATGATCATGACCGCTTTTGGCACCATCGATCGTGCAGTGGAGGCCATGAAGAGCGGGGCTTTCGACTACATCACCAAACCCTTTTCCAATGACGAGATCCTGCTCTCTGTGGGCAAGGCCATGAAGCTCTCCCATGCGGAGCAGCAAAACCGGCTGCTACGCGAGAGCCTGGCCGAGAAGTTCGGCAAGGAGACCATCATCGGCAACTCCAAGCCCATCCAGGATGTCCTGACCCTGGCGGGGAAGGTCGCACCGACGCGCAGCAACGTGCTGGTCACCGGAGAGTCCGGCACAGGCAAAGAGCTGGTGGCCAGGGCCATTCACATCGCCTCGGACCGCAAGGACATGCCGTTTATCTCGGTCAACTGCATGTCCCTGAATCCGGGAGTGCTGGAAAGCGAGCTCTTCGGCCACGAAAAGGGGTCCTTCACCGGAGCCATGGCCTTGAAGCGCGGCCGCTTCGAGCTGGCCCAGGGCGGGACCCTCTTCCTTGATGAAATCGGAGAGCTTTCCCAGGAAATGCAGGTCAAATTGCTGCGAGTGCTGCAGGAGCGGGTGATCGAGCGGGTCGGCGGGACAGAGACCATTGCCGTTGATTTCAGGCTGGTGGCGGCCACCAACAAGAATCTGCAGGAGGAGATCGTGGCCGGCAGGTTCCGCGAAGATCTTTTCTACCGCCTGAATGTTGTCAACATCCATCTGCCGCCCCTGCGCGAGCGGCGCGAGGACATCCCCATCCTGGCCAGCCATTTCCTGCGCAAATTTTCGCTGGAGAACAATCGCCAGGTGCACGGCTTCACTCCCGGCGCCATCGACTATCTGTCAGCCTACGAATGGCCGGGCAACGTGCGTCAGCTCGAGAACGTCATCGAGCGCTGCGTGGTTCTCAGTAACCGCGACGTGATTGATGTGGACGACCTGCCGCCCGAACTGCGCGACGAGGAGATGCAGTTCAAGAGCGCCGTGGACCTGCTGCCGCTGAAGGTCAACCTGTCAGAAACCCTGGAAAAGATCGAGGCGGCCCTCATCCGCCGGGCCATGGTCCATTCCGGTTTCGTGCAGGTCAAGACGGCGGAGCTCCTCGACGTGTCCAAGAGTCTGCTGCAGTACAAGCTCAAGAAATACAAGATCACGGCCAAGAATTAGGGCGTGCCCGGGATGAGCGAAGCCTCTGTCGCCGATTTGCTGGCCAAGGTGGAGCGTACCCCCTGGCTCGCGGTTGATATCGCGGGACGCCGTTTTTTTCCGGCGCAGGCCCCGCGATTCGCCGTTCCGGAGCGGCCTTGGCCGCCCCCGGTGCAACGCGGGCTTGAGCTTCTGGGCGTGCGGGAGCTTTACGAACATCAGGTCCGCGCCGTCGATCTGGTCCGCTCCGGCGGCCACGTGGTCGTGGCCACTCCCACGGCCAGCGGCAAGTCCCTCATCTACAATCTGCCCGTCCTTGAGGCCTGTCATTGTGATCGCCGCACCCGCGCCCTGTACCTCTTCCCCTTAAAAGCCCTGGCCCAGGATCAGCGCCGGGCCCTGGACTCCCTGGCCGCCGGTCTTTTTCCCACGCCAACTTCGGCCATTTACGACGGGGACACCTCGTCCTCGCAACGCTCCCGCATTCGCCGGGATCCTCCAAACGTCCTCTTCACCAACCCGGACATGCTGCATCTGGGGATTTTGCCCAACCACGAAAAATGGTCGGAATTTTTTGCCAATCTGAAATTCGTGGTCGTGGACGAGGTGCACACCTATCGTGGCGTCATGGGTTCGCACATGGCCTGGGTTTTTCGTCGTCTTGTGCGTCTCTGCCGTCTGCACGGTGCAAATCCGACCTTTGTCTGCTCTTCCGCGACCATAGCCAACCCCGAGGAACTGGCCTCGGACCTGACCGGGCTGCCCATGCGCGCGGTGCTGGAGGGCACGGCCGCTAGCCCCCCGAAGCACATGCTCCTCCTGAACGGAGTGGACGGAGCCGCCCGCAAGGCCATCGGTCTGCTGCAGGAGGCCATGACGCTGGGTCTCAGGACCATCGTCTACTGCAAGTCGCGGCGCATGACCGAGCTTATCGCCATGTGGGCGGGAGAACGTGAAGGTGAGGAGCGCGAACGCATCTGCGCCTACCGGGCGGGATTCCTGCCGGAGGAGCGACGCGAGATCGAAGCTCGCCTCTCTTCCGGAGAGCTGCAGGCCGTGGTCTCCACCAGCGCCCTTGAGCTTGGCATCGACATCGGAGGGCTCGATCTGTGCATCCTGGTAGGCTACCCCGGCTCCATCATGGCCAGCCTGCAGCGTTCGGGCCGGGTGGGGCGAGGCGGGCGCGAGGCGGCGACCTTCCTGATCGGGCACGAGGACGCGCTGGACCAGTATTTCATGCACCATCCCGATGAATTTTTCGCGCTCAAGGCCGAACGGGCGGTCATCAATCCGGACAATCCGGTCATCGCCGCCAGACATCTGCAGTGCGCTGCGGCAGAGGCTTCACTGCATGCGGACGATGCGCTGGTCCTGGAAAATGCCGGGCTGGTGGCTAGCCTGGTCCGTAGCGGCGAGCTGCTGCAGAGCCGGGACGCAAGTGAGTATTTCAGCAAGGCCAGACAGCCCCATCGGGGCGTGGCCCTTCGCGGCACGGGTTCGACCGTTGCCATCATGGACATGGACAGCGGCGAGCGCATCGGAATGGTGGACGGTTTTCGGGCGGTGCTCGAGACCCACCCCGGCGCGGTCTATCTGCACAGGGGCGTTACCTACGTGATCGCCGGTCTGGACCTTGAGACCGGGATGGCCAACGCGCGGCGGGCCAAGGTTTCTTACTACACCCGGGTACGGCACGAGAAGAGCACGGAGATCATCGAGGTAAGCTCCAGCCGCCCGGTGTTCGGGGCCATGGTCAGTCTCGGGTGGCTCAAGGTCACGGACCAGGTTACGGGCTACGACCGTATCAGCACTCGCGGCGGAAAGAACCTGGGCACCGTCCCCCTCGACATGCCCCCGCTGGTCTTTGAGACGCAAGGTGTCTGGATCGCCATCCCTGAATCCGTGCGCAGGCAGGTGGAAGCGCAGATGGCCCACTTCATGGGCGGCATCCATGCCCTGGAGCACGCCGCCATCGGGATGATGCCCCTTCTGGTCATGACGGACCGGAATGATCTGGGCGGGATATCCATTCCGTTTCATCCACAGGTCGGGTCCGCGGCCGTGTTCATCTATGACGGATTGCCCGGCGGATGCGGGCTGGCAGAGCAGGCCTACATCGAATACGAGACATTGCTTGAGCGCACCGTCCGCGTGATCCGGGACTGCGCTTGCGAGAACGGGTGTCCGGCCTGCGTGCATTCCCCCAAATGCGGCTCCGGCAACAGGCCCATCGCCAAGGGCGCGGCCCTGATGGTGCTGGAGGGGATCATGAACGCGGAACCCCCGGTCGAAGTCCCGTCGCAGGAATTCGTGACTTCGCGCATCGAAATGACCGCGCCGCCGGCTTTCGTGCAGGAAACAGCTTCGAACCCGCTGCCGCAGGATTTTCGCTACGCGGTTCTGGATCTGGAAACCCGGCGATCGGCGCAGGAGGTCGGGGGCTGGCATCGTGCCGATCTGATGGGGGTCAGTTGTGTGGTCGTCTATGACTCTGGGATTGATGATTTTCGAAACTACGGGCAGGAGGACGTGCCGCGTCTGGTCGGGGAACTGGTGGAGTTCGACCTGGTGGTCGGGTTCAACATTCTGCGCTTTGATTATGCCGTTCTCGGCGGCTTGAGCCGTTTTGACTTTTCAGGTTTGCCCACACTGGACATCCTGGGCAGCATCCATGAGATCTTGGGGTATCGCCTGTCCCTTGATCATCTGGCCCGCGAGACCCTGGGCGCTGCCAAGAGCGCCAGCGGCCTGCAGGCCCTTGCCTGGTGGAAGGAGGGACGCATCGACGACATCATCGCCTATTGCCGTCAGGACGTAGCCGTGACGCGCGATCTGTTTCTCTTCGGCGCGCAGCACGGCCATCTGCTCTTTCGCAACAAAGCCGAAAAGATCGTGCGCGTGCCGGTGGATTGGGTCGCGAAGCTGGGTGGGTAGACGCGGTCGAGTCTTGCCAAGGGCGGCGGACAAGCTTACCGCCGTCATGTTTCGATAAACGTGAAAGGGAAAATTTCATGACCACCACTCCGGATACCCCCCCCACCAATGGCCGGGCGGGTCGCAAACGTTTCGTCGTATTGATCGTTTTTCTCCTCATCGTTGGAATCGGCATCCTGCAGTATGTGCGGGGCATGGGCCGGGTGTCCACGGATGACGCCTTTGTCGATGGCCGAATCTATCAGATAACGCCACGGGTGGATGGGTACATTTTGCAGGTTCTGGTGGAGGACAACCAGATCGTGGAGGAGGGGCAGCCGCTCCTGCTTCTCGACCCCGTAGGTTACGAAGTGGGTGTGGCCCAGGCACGGGCCGATCTTGCCACTGTCGAGGCGCAACTGGAATCCTTGCGCAAGGGTGTGCCCCTGCAAAAGAGTCAGACCGAATTTCAGGTTACGGGCGCGCGGGCCCAGCTCGACAGCTTGCTGCGCAGCCTGGATCAGGCTCGCCTGGAAGAGGCCGCTGCCAGGCAGATGGTGCTGCAGGGCGAGGCGGAACTCAAGAATGCGGAGCTTGGTTTTAACCGTCTTTTTGAATTGCGTCAGGGTGGAGTCGTTGCCGAATCCGCTTTGGACGAGGCCCGTTCCAGGTTGGACAGCGCCCGCGCAAAGACTGCCGCCGCCCGTGACCAGGCGGATGCGGCGGGGCGCAATCAGGCCTCGCTGCGTGAAAATGTGGCGCGCCTGCAAGCCAACATCGGCCTTGCTCAGACCGGGCATGAAGTGGTTTCCATCAAGTCTCTGGAGGTGGCGGCCCAGGAGGCGCGGGTGGACTTGGCCCGGGCGAAGGTGCGCAAAGCCGAGCTTGATCTGGGCTATACCCGCATCCTGGCTCCGGCTAAAGGGCATGTGACCAAGAAGCGGGTTCAGGTCGGACAGCTTGTGGCGGCAGGACAGCCCATCATGGCGCTTGTTCCCCTGCATCAGGACCAGCTCTGGATCACGGCTAATTTCAAGGAGACCCAACTGGCCAAGGTGCACCCCGGACAGCGGGTCTCCATCACGGTCGACACCTTTCCCGGCCGGGAGTTCTCGGGCCGGGTGGAGTCGGTTATGGCCGGAACCGGCGCGGTTTTTTCGCTCTTTCCCCCAGAGAACGCCATGGGAAACTATGTGAAGGTCGTGCAGCGCATTCCGGTCAAAATCGTTCTTGATTCGACCAATGCGACCGAGAGTCTGCGGCTGGGTATGAGCGTCGTCCCGACCATTCATCTGGATTAGACTCATGGCTGCTACGCGCGCCACGGGCAAGTGGCTGATCACTCTCAGCGTCATGATCCCGACGCTGTTGGAAATTCTTGATACCTCCATCGCCAACGTCGCGCTGGGACATATCCAGGGTTCCCTGTCCGCCGGTCAGGACGAGGTGACCTGGGTTCTGACGTCCTATCTGGTTGCCAACGCCATCGTCATTCCCATGAGCGGCTGGCTGGCCCGGATCATGGGGCGCAAGAATTACCTCATGGCCTCGGTGACCCTGTTCACCCTCGCCTCCATGCTTTGCGGCCTGGCCCAGAGTCTCGAATCTCTGGTCCTGTTCCGGATAATCCAGGGTATCGGAGGCGGTGGCCTGCAGCCCATGTCCCAGGCCATCCTGCTCGAGACCTTTCCGCCGCGGCAGCGCGGGCTGGCCATGGCCATCTTCGCCATGGGCGCGGTCCTTGGTCCCATCCTGGGGCCGCTGCTCGGCGGGTACATCACGGACAATTATTCCTGGATCTGGATATTCTACATCAACGTACCACTGGGCATTCTGTCCCTTTTCATGTGCTGGTCCTTCATCTTCGACCCGTCCTATCAAGAGCGCCGCGTGGCCGGGGAAAAGGTGGACTATCTGGGCCTTGCGCTCCTGTCTGTGGGGCTTGGCTGCCTGCAGATCGTGCTCGACAAGGGGCAGGGAGACGACTGGTTCGCTTCGCAGCATATTGTGATTCTGAGCGTCCTGGCCGTGATCTGCCTGTGCGCGCTGGTGTGGTGGGAGCTTCGGCATTCCAATCCGATCATCAATCTGCGCACTTTTAGGTACCGTAACTTTGCGGCCGGCAACGTGGTCATGTTTTTTGGATTCTTCGCGTTTTTCGGGTCAATTGTGCTCTTGCCCATGTATCTGCAAAACCTGATGGGCTATACATCCTATCTTGCGGGACTGGTCCTGGGGCCAAGCGGAGCCATCATGCTCCTGCTCCTGCCCGTGGCGGGGAAGCTCACGGAGAAGATCGACGCCCGTTTTCTGCTTTGCTTCGGCCTTACGGTCTCGGGGCTTTCTCTTCTGTTTATGTCCAATTTTACCCTGCAGATCGACATTGATACGGCCATTCGGGGGCGTAACATCCAGGCCATCGGCATCGCCTTTTTTTTCGTGCCGCTGTCATATCTGACCATGGCCTTCATCCCGCGCGAGAGCATGAACAGTGCCTCGGCCCTCTTCAATCTGCTGCGCAATCTGGGAGGTTCCTTCGGCACAGCCTTCGTGACCACGGTCCTGGCCCGCCGGGCTCAGGTGCACCAGCACCATCTGGTCGAACACCTGACACCATACGATCCCCCGTTCACCCAGGCCCGTGACGCCCTGGAAAAATTCATGGGGCTTGACCCTGTGCAGGCCGCGGGAGTCATCTACAGCCATGCGGTCAAGCAGGCTGCATACATGGCCTATGTGGACGTTTTTTACATCCAGGCCATGTTCTTCTTTGGATTGGCGATGTTCATGTGGATCATCAAAAGGCCCGACCACGGCACGCACATGCCCGAGGGCATGCACTAGGATCCGGGCTGGCGGACAGGAAGACGGCGCGGGTCTGAGTATCCTGTCGACCGGTTGGTAAAAAAAGAAAAGGGGGGCCCGGCCCCCCTTTTTCTGGTTGCAACGCAGGGCTATTCCTTGCTGATGGCTTCCACGGGACAGGCATCGATGGCTTCCTGGGCGCATTCGGCCTTGGAGTCCGGGGCCGTGACCATGGCTTTTTCTTCGCCGTCGATCATGGCAAAAACTTCGGGACAAAGCTCCACACACGTCTCGCAGCCGATGCATTCCTCGTGGTCGATTACTATGGCCATGATTCCTCCAGGTTCGGGTTGGGTTTTGTTTTTTCCATACAGCTTTCCAGATGGCCGTGCAAGCCACGGGGTGATTGGATTGAGCCCATGGTTTTTATTCGTTGGCATGAATCTGGCTCATGTTCAGGCGGAGGATTCCATGCGAGAACCAACACCAGAAATCATACGCGACGTGTCGGCGCGGCTTTCCCGCCCCGGGCATGGCCAGCGGGCCATGGCTGGCGCGGAAGAGCCCCTTGGCGGCGGTCATGGCCGGGATGGCGAGCGATCCGGCGAGAGCGCTTTTGGTCAACAGTTTGACATTTTTGCCCGGGAGCAGCAGTCACGGCCCGCCAGCTGGGTCATTTGCTGGTCGGACCTGATGATGACCATGTTCATCATGTTCGCCGCCCTGTATATTTTTCAGCTGCCCAAGATCCAATACAAGTCGGTTTCAGAGTTGTCCGTGCAAGCCCTGCCGCTGGGGACTCAGATGATTCCTCCCCAGGCCCAGGCCGGATCGATTCTGGATCGCCTGCATGACCGCCTGCGTGATCTTTTTGAGCGCGATGGCCTGCAGGACGTGATCGCGGTGCAGTCGGTTCCGGGAAAATCCCTGCACGTGGTGCTCCCGGGTGATTTTCTTTTTGAAAACAGCGGCACCGTCTTGCGCGGAGATGCCAAAAAAACGCTGCTGGCCGTGGGCGAAATCCTGGGCAGCGCGCCGCATGTCGTGTCCGTGGTCGGCCATGCGGCTTCCGATGGCGTGTCGGCGGGGTCCATGGGGCCCTGGGGGTTGTCGGTGGCCATGGCCTCCGATGTGGCCGATTTTTTGATACGTGACGCGCGCCTGCCTGCCGGGCGCCTGCTCGTGGCGGGGTACGGCGATCAGCGTCCGCTGGTGGATGGTGACGGGACCCGCGCAGGCTGGCGCGTGGAATTGATCTTGAGTTCGGAAAATCCGACGGAGCCTCTGCCCAT includes:
- a CDS encoding DNA-binding response regulator; translated protein: MGNHILILDDEKNYLLVLEAILEEEGYTVTALGDPVMAMTYLDESEVDVVITDMKMPGMTGQQVLETVRKRHPHVPVMIMTAFGTIDRAVEAMKSGAFDYITKPFSNDEILLSVGKAMKLSHAEQQNRLLRESLAEKFGKETIIGNSKPIQDVLTLAGKVAPTRSNVLVTGESGTGKELVARAIHIASDRKDMPFISVNCMSLNPGVLESELFGHEKGSFTGAMALKRGRFELAQGGTLFLDEIGELSQEMQVKLLRVLQERVIERVGGTETIAVDFRLVAATNKNLQEEIVAGRFREDLFYRLNVVNIHLPPLRERREDIPILASHFLRKFSLENNRQVHGFTPGAIDYLSAYEWPGNVRQLENVIERCVVLSNRDVIDVDDLPPELRDEEMQFKSAVDLLPLKVNLSETLEKIEAALIRRAMVHSGFVQVKTAELLDVSKSLLQYKLKKYKITAKN
- a CDS encoding DEAD/DEAH box helicase, translating into MSEASVADLLAKVERTPWLAVDIAGRRFFPAQAPRFAVPERPWPPPVQRGLELLGVRELYEHQVRAVDLVRSGGHVVVATPTASGKSLIYNLPVLEACHCDRRTRALYLFPLKALAQDQRRALDSLAAGLFPTPTSAIYDGDTSSSQRSRIRRDPPNVLFTNPDMLHLGILPNHEKWSEFFANLKFVVVDEVHTYRGVMGSHMAWVFRRLVRLCRLHGANPTFVCSSATIANPEELASDLTGLPMRAVLEGTAASPPKHMLLLNGVDGAARKAIGLLQEAMTLGLRTIVYCKSRRMTELIAMWAGEREGEERERICAYRAGFLPEERREIEARLSSGELQAVVSTSALELGIDIGGLDLCILVGYPGSIMASLQRSGRVGRGGREAATFLIGHEDALDQYFMHHPDEFFALKAERAVINPDNPVIAARHLQCAAAEASLHADDALVLENAGLVASLVRSGELLQSRDASEYFSKARQPHRGVALRGTGSTVAIMDMDSGERIGMVDGFRAVLETHPGAVYLHRGVTYVIAGLDLETGMANARRAKVSYYTRVRHEKSTEIIEVSSSRPVFGAMVSLGWLKVTDQVTGYDRISTRGGKNLGTVPLDMPPLVFETQGVWIAIPESVRRQVEAQMAHFMGGIHALEHAAIGMMPLLVMTDRNDLGGISIPFHPQVGSAAVFIYDGLPGGCGLAEQAYIEYETLLERTVRVIRDCACENGCPACVHSPKCGSGNRPIAKGAALMVLEGIMNAEPPVEVPSQEFVTSRIEMTAPPAFVQETASNPLPQDFRYAVLDLETRRSAQEVGGWHRADLMGVSCVVVYDSGIDDFRNYGQEDVPRLVGELVEFDLVVGFNILRFDYAVLGGLSRFDFSGLPTLDILGSIHEILGYRLSLDHLARETLGAAKSASGLQALAWWKEGRIDDIIAYCRQDVAVTRDLFLFGAQHGHLLFRNKAEKIVRVPVDWVAKLGG
- a CDS encoding HlyD family secretion protein, whose protein sequence is MTTTPDTPPTNGRAGRKRFVVLIVFLLIVGIGILQYVRGMGRVSTDDAFVDGRIYQITPRVDGYILQVLVEDNQIVEEGQPLLLLDPVGYEVGVAQARADLATVEAQLESLRKGVPLQKSQTEFQVTGARAQLDSLLRSLDQARLEEAAARQMVLQGEAELKNAELGFNRLFELRQGGVVAESALDEARSRLDSARAKTAAARDQADAAGRNQASLRENVARLQANIGLAQTGHEVVSIKSLEVAAQEARVDLARAKVRKAELDLGYTRILAPAKGHVTKKRVQVGQLVAAGQPIMALVPLHQDQLWITANFKETQLAKVHPGQRVSITVDTFPGREFSGRVESVMAGTGAVFSLFPPENAMGNYVKVVQRIPVKIVLDSTNATESLRLGMSVVPTIHLD
- a CDS encoding EmrB/QacA family drug resistance transporter; protein product: MAATRATGKWLITLSVMIPTLLEILDTSIANVALGHIQGSLSAGQDEVTWVLTSYLVANAIVIPMSGWLARIMGRKNYLMASVTLFTLASMLCGLAQSLESLVLFRIIQGIGGGGLQPMSQAILLETFPPRQRGLAMAIFAMGAVLGPILGPLLGGYITDNYSWIWIFYINVPLGILSLFMCWSFIFDPSYQERRVAGEKVDYLGLALLSVGLGCLQIVLDKGQGDDWFASQHIVILSVLAVICLCALVWWELRHSNPIINLRTFRYRNFAAGNVVMFFGFFAFFGSIVLLPMYLQNLMGYTSYLAGLVLGPSGAIMLLLLPVAGKLTEKIDARFLLCFGLTVSGLSLLFMSNFTLQIDIDTAIRGRNIQAIGIAFFFVPLSYLTMAFIPRESMNSASALFNLLRNLGGSFGTAFVTTVLARRAQVHQHHLVEHLTPYDPPFTQARDALEKFMGLDPVQAAGVIYSHAVKQAAYMAYVDVFYIQAMFFFGLAMFMWIIKRPDHGTHMPEGMH